A stretch of the Mycoplasmoides genitalium G37 genome encodes the following:
- a CDS encoding nicotinate-nucleotide adenylyltransferase: MKQKIIIFGGSFDPIHNAHLYIAKHAIKKIKAQKLFFVPTYNGIFKNNFHASNKDRIAMLKLAIKSVNNALVSNFDIKTKNAFSINTVNHFKSCYPTSEIYFLIGSDKLNELEKWDHIQQLKDLCTFVCYERKPYPFNKKIANQFNVKYLAKCPLEIASSKLLNQPRKKLIPLAVLNYINTNHLYLIPTLKAMVDDKRFQHCLRVGKLAKQLAIANKLDAKRAFVAGAYHDLAKQLPVDQLVNIATSELKITNYPSWKVLHSYVGAYILKNWFGVKDKMIINAIKNHTIPPKQVSKLDMIVYLADKLEPNRKQEQWSGGIEIDQLVKLAKSNLKQAYLITLKYVQNLVKD; encoded by the coding sequence TTGAAGCAAAAAATTATTATCTTTGGTGGTTCTTTTGACCCTATTCACAATGCCCATCTCTACATTGCTAAACATGCAATTAAAAAAATAAAAGCGCAAAAGCTTTTTTTTGTACCAACTTACAATGGTATTTTTAAAAATAATTTTCATGCTAGTAATAAGGATAGGATTGCTATGTTAAAGCTAGCAATTAAATCAGTCAACAATGCTTTAGTTTCCAATTTTGATATTAAAACTAAAAACGCTTTTTCAATTAATACTGTTAACCACTTTAAAAGTTGTTATCCAACTAGTGAAATCTATTTTTTAATAGGGAGTGATAAATTAAATGAACTTGAGAAGTGAGATCACATCCAACAGTTAAAAGATTTGTGCACGTTTGTTTGTTATGAACGAAAACCTTATCCTTTTAATAAAAAAATAGCAAACCAATTTAATGTTAAATACTTGGCTAAATGCCCACTTGAAATCGCTTCAAGTAAACTTTTAAATCAACCTAGAAAAAAACTGATACCACTGGCAGTTTTAAATTACATCAATACCAATCACCTCTATCTAATTCCCACTTTAAAAGCAATGGTTGATGATAAGAGGTTTCAACACTGTTTAAGGGTTGGTAAACTAGCAAAACAACTAGCAATTGCAAACAAACTAGATGCTAAAAGAGCATTTGTTGCTGGGGCTTATCATGACTTGGCCAAACAACTACCAGTTGATCAGTTAGTTAACATTGCAACTAGTGAACTGAAGATAACTAACTACCCAAGTTGAAAAGTATTACATAGCTATGTGGGGGCTTATATCTTAAAAAACTGATTTGGTGTTAAAGATAAAATGATTATTAATGCCATCAAAAACCACACCATCCCACCAAAACAAGTTAGCAAGCTAGATATGATTGTTTATTTAGCAGATAAACTAGAACCTAACCGTAAACAGGAACAGTGGAGTGGGGGAATTGAGATTGATCAACTAGTAAAACTAGCTAAAAGCAACTTAAAACAGGCCTATTTAATTACCTTAAAATATGTCCAAAACCTAGTTAAAGACTAA